In Bacillus sp. SM2101, the following are encoded in one genomic region:
- a CDS encoding YppF family protein, producing the protein MNVQELRNHFISQRKYEPIDGNELLDFARQIYLHGNLPIRDYRNIVRQLETDGAQKPEYVVDEIV; encoded by the coding sequence ATTGCGTAACCACTTTATTTCTCAAAGGAAATATGAACCTATTGATGGTAATGAATTGCTTGATTTCGCAAGGCAAATCTACTTGCATGGAAACCTTCCCATTAGAGATTACAGAAATATTGTACGTCAATTAGAGACTGATGGAGCGCAGAAGCCTGAGTATGTTGTAGATGAAATCGTCTAA
- the thiC gene encoding phosphomethylpyrimidine synthase ThiC, which translates to MTKESIAQNMTFPCSKKVYVQGDQADVKVPMREIELQHTSGTFGEEENEPVRVYDTSGPYTDIAYDVDIRRGLPKLRDDWIIKRNDVEQYEGREIKPEDNGYVESDARSNLEQFPHINKQPLRAKSGGCVTQLHYARKGLITPEMEFIAIRENMSPEFVRDEVASGRAIIPANINHSESEPMIIGKNFHVKINANIGNSAVSSSIDEEVEKMTWAIRWGADTMMDLSTGKNIHTTREWIIRNAPVPVGTVPIYQALEKVNGIAEDLTWEVYRDTLIEQAEQGVDYFTIHAGVLLRYIPMTAKRTTGIVSRGGSILAQWCLAHHEENFLYTHFEDICEILKAYDISVSLGDGLRPGSIADANDEAQFAELETLGELTKIAWKHDVQVMIEGPGHVPMHLIKENVDKQQEVCHDAPFYTLGPLTTDIAPGYDHITSAIGAAMIGWFGTAMLCYVTPKEHLGLPNKEDVREGVIAYKIAAHAADLAKGHPGAQNRDDALSKARFEFRWHDQFNLSLDPERAREYHDETLPAEGAKTAHFCSMCGPKFCSMRISQDIRDMAKDQGKNESEVIEEGMKQKAEEFTQTGSNIYG; encoded by the coding sequence ATGACAAAAGAAAGTATTGCACAAAATATGACATTTCCTTGTAGCAAGAAGGTTTATGTACAAGGAGATCAAGCTGATGTAAAAGTACCGATGAGAGAAATTGAGCTTCAACATACTAGTGGTACTTTTGGCGAGGAAGAAAATGAGCCTGTGAGAGTATACGATACGAGCGGACCGTATACAGACATTGCATATGATGTTGACATACGGAGAGGTCTTCCAAAGCTACGAGATGACTGGATTATTAAACGAAATGATGTTGAACAGTATGAAGGCCGTGAAATAAAACCAGAGGATAATGGATATGTAGAATCAGATGCTCGTTCAAACCTTGAACAATTTCCACATATTAATAAGCAGCCTCTACGAGCAAAAAGTGGCGGATGTGTCACACAATTGCACTATGCAAGAAAGGGTTTAATTACCCCTGAAATGGAATTTATAGCTATACGTGAAAATATGAGCCCAGAGTTTGTCCGAGATGAAGTAGCTAGTGGTCGCGCGATCATTCCAGCAAATATTAATCATTCAGAAAGTGAACCGATGATTATAGGGAAAAACTTCCATGTGAAAATTAATGCGAATATTGGCAATTCGGCCGTCTCGTCATCCATCGATGAGGAAGTAGAAAAAATGACATGGGCTATTCGTTGGGGTGCAGATACGATGATGGACTTGTCTACAGGGAAAAACATACATACAACGAGAGAATGGATTATAAGAAATGCACCAGTTCCAGTCGGAACGGTTCCTATTTATCAAGCGCTTGAAAAAGTAAATGGCATTGCGGAAGACTTAACGTGGGAAGTATATCGTGACACATTAATTGAGCAAGCTGAACAAGGTGTAGATTACTTTACGATTCATGCAGGGGTACTTTTGAGATATATACCAATGACTGCAAAGCGTACGACAGGCATTGTTTCTAGAGGTGGGTCTATTTTAGCGCAGTGGTGCTTAGCACATCATGAAGAAAACTTTCTATATACTCATTTTGAAGATATTTGTGAAATCTTAAAAGCATATGACATATCAGTTTCTTTAGGGGATGGTCTCCGTCCAGGTTCCATTGCTGATGCGAACGATGAAGCGCAGTTTGCTGAATTGGAAACATTGGGTGAATTAACGAAAATTGCTTGGAAGCATGATGTTCAAGTGATGATTGAAGGACCTGGTCATGTTCCGATGCATCTTATAAAAGAAAATGTGGATAAACAACAAGAAGTTTGTCACGATGCGCCATTTTACACACTTGGCCCATTAACGACAGACATTGCGCCTGGCTATGACCATATTACTTCAGCTATAGGTGCTGCAATGATTGGTTGGTTTGGAACGGCGATGCTTTGCTACGTAACACCTAAAGAACACCTAGGCTTACCGAACAAAGAAGATGTACGTGAAGGAGTTATCGCTTACAAAATTGCTGCCCATGCAGCAGATCTTGCGAAAGGACATCCTGGTGCTCAAAATCGAGATGATGCACTTTCTAAGGCACGCTTTGAGTTTAGGTGGCACGATCAATTTAACCTTTCGTTAGACCCAGAGCGAGCACGTGAATATCACGATGAAACATTGCCTGCCGAAGGTGCTAAAACAGCCCATTTTTGCTCAATGTGTGGGCCTAAGTTTTGTTCAATGAGAATATCTCAAGACATTCGAGATATGGCAAAAGACCAAGGTAAAAATGAGTCTGAAGTGATAGAAGAAGGAATGAAGCAAAAGGCAGAGGAATTTACGCAAACAGGCTCCAATATATACGGCTAA
- a CDS encoding DUF1798 family protein, with protein MENYEKLIKLTNMLKTFNNKCIDILEQRKELTHVEVDFYREVYPFANEVNKILDMWKINALQWINEQNPKYIYPLQIESTFENLQTLSVQVFYNEGKGKRLLNLHQSVDYLLNAMISELKEK; from the coding sequence ATGGAAAATTACGAAAAATTAATAAAATTAACAAATATGTTAAAGACATTTAATAATAAATGCATAGATATACTGGAACAAAGAAAAGAGCTTACTCATGTTGAAGTTGATTTTTATCGTGAGGTATATCCGTTTGCTAATGAAGTTAATAAAATTCTTGATATGTGGAAAATCAATGCTTTGCAGTGGATTAATGAACAAAATCCTAAATATATTTATCCTTTGCAAATTGAATCAACTTTTGAAAATTTGCAAACATTGTCTGTTCAAGTTTTTTATAATGAAGGGAAGGGGAAGCGTTTGTTAAACCTTCACCAATCAGTTGATTATTTATTAAATGCGATGATAAGTGAACTTAAAGAAAAATAA
- the recU gene encoding Holliday junction resolvase RecU produces MRYPNGKLYKEKQDKDTNTAKKASYSNRGMTLEEDINDSNHYYLLHNIAVIHKKPTPVQIVQVDYPKRSAAVIKEAYFKQASTTDYNGIYKGRYIDFEAKETRNKTSFPLQNFHDHQIKHMRDVINHNGLCFVILRFTKNEQIFLLEATHLLSFWDRMKKGDRKSITKQEIVDLGHEVPLGYNPRIDYLNILDNIYFS; encoded by the coding sequence ATTCGCTATCCGAATGGTAAATTATATAAAGAAAAACAAGATAAAGATACTAATACCGCTAAAAAAGCTTCATACAGTAATCGTGGTATGACTTTGGAAGAGGATATTAATGACTCTAATCATTATTATTTACTACACAATATAGCGGTTATTCACAAAAAGCCAACGCCAGTTCAAATCGTACAAGTTGACTATCCGAAAAGAAGTGCTGCTGTTATTAAAGAAGCCTATTTTAAACAAGCTTCAACTACTGACTATAATGGTATTTACAAGGGTAGGTATATAGATTTTGAAGCTAAAGAAACTAGAAACAAAACATCATTCCCTTTGCAAAACTTTCACGACCACCAAATTAAACATATGCGAGATGTAATAAATCATAACGGATTGTGTTTTGTCATTTTACGATTTACTAAGAATGAACAGATCTTTCTGCTAGAAGCTACCCACCTATTAAGTTTTTGGGACCGTATGAAAAAAGGAGATAGAAAATCAATAACAAAACAAGAGATAGTGGATTTAGGTCATGAAGTCCCACTAGGCTATAACCCACGCATTGATTATCTTAACATATTGGATAATATTTATTTCTCATAA
- a CDS encoding PBP1A family penicillin-binding protein — translation MASQSQSRTARKQAERNHKSNQKPKKSIFQFIKKLILVFFSLGIIGAIVGGIAFYVIIKDVPPLDEQAFQASFSSKVFDKDGNEFAELGIEKRTYVKYNEIPTVLQDAFLAVEDARFLEHHGIDPIRIGGAVLANITEGFGAEGASTITQQVVKNYVLTPEKKISRKVQEAWLAYKLEQIKSKEEILELYLNKIFLGGSTYGVGKAAEVYFGLDKDNLNDMQLHQAALLAGMTQSPNNYNPIKNPEAAEERRNVVLSLMSQHGFISAEQAEQAKAIPVEESLNVTTIESEPYDAFLDYVIEEINESGDYDLYSGGLEIYTTLDTEAQKYTNELLQSNNVVNFPNENLQAGITLLDTKTGQIRAIGGGRNQDAARGWNYAIDTKAQPGSSIKPVLDYGPAIEYLKWSTYEQINDEQMTYADSNKQIYNWYDGYRGWMSMRYAIEQSVNVPAVKAVREVGLDKARDFAVGLGIPLEKQIYEPYAIGGFSTGVSTLDMAGAFSAFGNEGFYNQPHAVTKIVFPDGREIDLTPETEEAMSDYTAFMITDMLKSVVTNGTGRDAFVSNAVPVAGKTGSTNYPVEETQKYGLPENATKDVWFAGYTTEYTAAIWTGFNRISEDAYFKSVDEEKIARRLFKNLFTHISGGESADFTVPNSVVQQKVEKGSNPAKLPSEFTPQSEIVYEYFVKGTEPTKVSEKYDKIDPPNGFEALYDERTNALQLLWDYTLDGSEEELSDISFEIKQSIDEGPYEVIGTTKEFSYLVPDPIEGAIYSYQISAVSDSNPENRSDPLSASVEIPIFEEELENPFDDLFDEEPGTDDEGEIGDPLIDEGDHDERPPEPPPSEEDNNE, via the coding sequence ATGGCAAGTCAATCACAGTCAAGAACAGCACGTAAACAAGCTGAACGTAACCATAAAAGTAACCAAAAACCTAAAAAAAGTATCTTTCAATTTATTAAGAAACTTATTTTAGTATTTTTTTCGTTAGGAATTATTGGCGCTATAGTTGGAGGAATTGCATTTTATGTAATCATTAAAGATGTGCCTCCATTAGATGAACAAGCATTTCAAGCATCATTCTCTTCAAAGGTATTTGATAAAGATGGCAATGAATTTGCTGAGCTTGGGATAGAGAAACGCACGTATGTAAAATATAACGAAATTCCAACAGTACTTCAAGATGCATTTCTAGCTGTTGAAGACGCTCGTTTTCTTGAACATCATGGAATTGACCCCATTCGAATCGGTGGAGCCGTTCTTGCTAATATTACAGAAGGCTTCGGTGCTGAAGGGGCAAGTACTATCACACAACAAGTTGTCAAAAACTATGTGTTAACACCTGAAAAAAAAATAAGTCGAAAAGTTCAAGAGGCATGGTTAGCATATAAGCTTGAACAAATTAAATCTAAAGAAGAGATATTAGAACTGTATTTAAATAAAATCTTTTTAGGTGGAAGTACGTACGGAGTAGGCAAAGCAGCTGAAGTATATTTCGGCCTTGATAAAGATAATTTAAATGACATGCAACTACATCAGGCTGCTTTACTAGCAGGAATGACTCAAAGTCCAAATAATTACAATCCTATTAAAAATCCTGAAGCAGCAGAAGAAAGAAGAAATGTTGTACTGTCTTTAATGTCGCAACATGGCTTTATTTCAGCTGAACAGGCTGAACAAGCCAAAGCAATACCTGTTGAAGAATCACTGAATGTAACAACAATAGAATCTGAACCTTATGACGCTTTTCTAGATTATGTTATAGAAGAAATTAATGAATCTGGAGATTACGATCTATATTCAGGTGGACTAGAAATCTATACGACGTTAGATACAGAAGCACAAAAATACACTAATGAGCTGTTACAATCGAATAATGTTGTCAACTTCCCAAACGAGAACCTCCAAGCTGGAATTACATTACTTGATACAAAAACAGGTCAAATAAGAGCCATCGGTGGTGGACGTAATCAAGACGCTGCAAGAGGTTGGAATTATGCTATAGATACAAAAGCACAACCAGGATCTTCCATAAAACCTGTTCTTGATTATGGTCCTGCAATTGAATATTTAAAATGGTCGACATATGAACAAATTAATGATGAACAAATGACATATGCTGATTCTAATAAACAAATATATAATTGGTATGATGGATATAGAGGCTGGATGTCTATGAGATATGCTATAGAACAGTCAGTTAATGTTCCAGCAGTTAAAGCAGTGAGAGAAGTCGGTCTCGATAAAGCAAGAGACTTTGCGGTTGGTTTAGGAATCCCACTAGAAAAACAAATATACGAACCATACGCTATAGGTGGATTTAGTACTGGTGTATCTACATTAGACATGGCAGGTGCATTCAGTGCCTTTGGTAATGAAGGATTTTATAATCAACCTCATGCTGTTACTAAAATTGTTTTTCCTGATGGAAGGGAAATAGATTTAACGCCGGAAACTGAAGAAGCGATGTCAGATTACACTGCTTTTATGATAACTGATATGTTAAAATCTGTTGTTACCAATGGAACAGGTCGGGATGCCTTTGTTAGCAATGCAGTCCCAGTTGCCGGTAAAACAGGATCTACTAACTATCCTGTAGAAGAAACACAAAAATACGGTTTACCGGAAAATGCAACGAAAGACGTATGGTTTGCAGGCTATACAACAGAATATACGGCAGCAATATGGACAGGATTTAATCGAATTAGTGAAGATGCATATTTTAAAAGCGTAGATGAAGAAAAAATTGCCCGTAGACTATTTAAAAATTTATTCACCCACATATCAGGTGGTGAATCTGCTGATTTCACTGTACCTAACAGTGTGGTTCAACAAAAGGTTGAAAAAGGGTCAAATCCCGCAAAATTACCTAGTGAATTTACACCACAAAGTGAAATCGTCTACGAATACTTTGTGAAAGGCACAGAACCAACTAAGGTCTCAGAAAAATATGATAAAATAGACCCACCTAATGGTTTTGAAGCTTTATATGATGAAAGAACTAATGCATTACAATTATTGTGGGACTATACGTTAGATGGGTCTGAGGAAGAATTAAGTGACATTTCATTCGAAATTAAACAATCAATTGATGAAGGCCCGTATGAAGTAATAGGCACTACAAAAGAGTTTAGTTACCTCGTACCTGATCCGATTGAAGGGGCAATCTACTCTTATCAGATCTCAGCAGTTAGTGACAGCAATCCAGAAAATAGAAGTGACCCACTAAGTGCCTCTGTTGAGATTCCGATATTTGAGGAAGAATTAGAAAATCCGTTTGATGACTTATTTGATGAAGAGCCAGGAACTGATGATGAAGGAGAAATTGGAGACCCATTAATTGATGAAGGTGACCATGATGAACGGCCACCTGAACCACCTCCAAGTGAAGAGGATAATAATGAATAA
- a CDS encoding YpoC family protein — MELNIPNHMKNTLFFPESITNLNINLHNSFELNVDLINFGYDIAAHNDIDTIKPWLSIEQYIPIVIAKWKEIEPELTQHFQQRIKTNIKQAIVQSLGLFLSMLFWMNSSPVTNLINIQDQIKELKYKPINVGERIDFIMKKPHQFHSFIQLSELFQESTKIYYKIVALQK, encoded by the coding sequence TTGGAACTAAATATCCCAAACCATATGAAAAATACACTCTTTTTCCCTGAGTCTATAACAAATCTAAATATTAACCTACATAATTCATTTGAATTGAACGTTGATTTAATAAATTTTGGCTACGACATTGCAGCACATAACGATATAGATACAATTAAGCCTTGGTTGTCGATAGAGCAATATATTCCTATAGTAATAGCTAAATGGAAGGAGATTGAACCAGAGTTAACTCAACATTTTCAGCAGAGGATAAAAACGAATATCAAACAGGCGATTGTTCAATCATTAGGTTTGTTCTTATCTATGCTTTTTTGGATGAACAGCAGCCCTGTAACGAACCTTATTAATATTCAAGATCAAATTAAAGAATTGAAATACAAACCGATCAATGTAGGTGAAAGAATTGATTTTATAATGAAAAAACCACATCAATTTCATTCTTTTATACAGCTTAGTGAGTTATTTCAAGAAAGTACTAAAATATATTATAAGATTGTTGCATTACAAAAATAA
- the nth gene encoding endonuclease III codes for MLNNTQIRFCLDKMGEMFPDAHCELNHSNPFELVVAVALSAQCTDALVNKVTKKLFTKYKKPEDYLAVSLEELQQDIRSIGLFRNKAKNIRNLSQLLIEQYGGIVPNDRDELTKLPGVGRKTANVVVSVAFDIPAIAVDTHVERVSKRLGICRWKDSVLEVEKTLMRKVPKDEWSVTHHRMIFFGRYHCKAQSPQCEVCPLLDLCREGKKRMKKNNRITKGEK; via the coding sequence ATGTTAAATAATACACAAATTAGGTTTTGTTTAGATAAAATGGGGGAAATGTTTCCTGATGCACATTGTGAACTAAATCACTCAAATCCATTTGAGCTTGTGGTTGCTGTTGCTCTATCTGCACAATGCACCGATGCACTTGTAAATAAAGTAACTAAAAAGTTGTTTACAAAGTATAAGAAGCCTGAAGATTATTTGGCAGTCTCATTAGAAGAGTTACAACAGGATATTCGATCTATTGGTTTATTTCGAAATAAGGCGAAAAATATCCGCAATCTATCTCAGTTATTAATCGAGCAATATGGAGGTATTGTTCCTAATGACCGTGACGAGTTAACGAAGTTACCAGGTGTAGGAAGAAAAACAGCAAATGTAGTCGTCTCAGTCGCGTTTGACATACCGGCGATTGCTGTTGATACTCATGTTGAACGTGTTAGTAAACGTTTAGGGATATGTCGTTGGAAGGATAGTGTTTTAGAAGTAGAAAAAACACTAATGCGAAAAGTACCAAAGGATGAATGGTCTGTGACCCATCATCGCATGATATTTTTCGGTAGATATCATTGTAAAGCACAATCACCTCAGTGTGAAGTATGTCCACTCCTTGATTTGTGCAGAGAGGGTAAAAAAAGAATGAAAAAGAACAATAGAATTACCAAAGGGGAGAAATAA
- a CDS encoding DnaD domain-containing protein, whose amino-acid sequence MSKDKMLDWLDQGSISIPKLLLQNYVQIGLNEQELMLILHVYSFIEQGNKFPTPNELADRMTFSTEECTDILRLLLKRAYIRIEEGSDEHGKINEQYSLQPLWEKVLMSFVSETAVEEPNKEDINLYVMFEEEFGRPLSPFEGETLSMWLDQDQYNPIIIKTALREAVLSGKLNFRYIDRILFEWKKNGIKTVEQAQSYGKNIRKHQQKRSSTQEGEYKRTIPFYNWLEQQ is encoded by the coding sequence ATAAGTAAAGATAAAATGCTTGACTGGCTTGATCAAGGCAGTATCTCTATCCCAAAATTGCTGTTACAAAACTACGTACAGATTGGCCTTAATGAACAGGAACTTATGTTAATTTTACATGTGTATTCTTTTATAGAACAAGGAAACAAATTCCCTACACCAAATGAATTAGCTGATAGAATGACATTTTCAACAGAAGAGTGCACGGATATATTACGATTGTTATTAAAAAGAGCGTATATTCGTATTGAAGAAGGCAGTGATGAGCATGGAAAAATTAATGAGCAGTATTCCTTGCAGCCATTGTGGGAAAAAGTTTTAATGAGCTTTGTATCAGAGACTGCGGTTGAAGAACCAAACAAAGAAGATATTAATTTATATGTGATGTTTGAAGAAGAGTTTGGTCGACCTTTATCACCATTCGAAGGTGAAACATTATCTATGTGGCTTGATCAGGATCAATATAATCCAATCATTATTAAGACAGCATTGCGTGAAGCAGTACTATCAGGAAAATTAAATTTTAGATATATTGATCGCATATTATTTGAGTGGAAAAAGAATGGGATAAAAACGGTTGAACAAGCTCAAAGTTACGGTAAAAATATTCGGAAGCATCAACAAAAACGGTCAAGTACACAGGAAGGGGAATATAAACGTACTATTCCTTTTTATAATTGGCTTGAACAGCAGTGA
- the asnS gene encoding asparagine--tRNA ligase, which translates to MKTTITEVSKYVGQEVTIGAWLANKRSSGKIAFLQLRDGSGFIQGVVVKAEVEEEVFKLAKSITQETSLFVTGTVQEDERSPFGYELTVTNIKVIRESVDYPITPKKHGTEFLMDNRHLWIRSKRQHAVMKIRNEIIRATYEFFNNNGFVKVDPPILTGSAPEGTTELFHTKYFEEDAYLSQSGQLYMEAAAMALGKVFSFGPTFRAEKSKTRRHLIEFWMIEPEMAFYEFEDNLQVQEQYVAYIVQAVLKNCALELKILGRETETLSKITAPFPRITYDDAIKFLHDKGFDDIEWGDDFGSPHETAIAESFEKPVFITHYPTALKPFYMQPDPNRDDVVLCADLIAPEGYGEIIGGSERIHDAELLAQRMKEHDLSPEAYQWYLDLRQYGSVPHSGFGLGLERTVAWLSGVEHVRETIPFPRLLNRLYP; encoded by the coding sequence GTGAAAACGACAATTACTGAAGTAAGTAAATATGTTGGCCAGGAAGTAACCATTGGAGCTTGGTTAGCTAACAAACGTTCAAGTGGAAAAATCGCTTTTCTACAGTTAAGAGATGGTTCAGGATTTATTCAAGGGGTTGTAGTTAAGGCTGAGGTTGAAGAAGAAGTATTCAAGCTTGCTAAATCAATCACACAAGAAACTTCATTGTTTGTAACAGGTACGGTTCAAGAAGATGAACGGTCACCTTTTGGATATGAATTAACAGTAACTAATATTAAAGTGATTCGTGAATCGGTTGACTACCCGATAACACCTAAAAAGCATGGTACAGAATTTTTAATGGACAATCGTCATTTATGGATACGCTCGAAACGACAGCATGCAGTTATGAAAATACGTAATGAAATCATTCGTGCAACGTATGAATTTTTCAATAACAATGGCTTTGTCAAAGTAGATCCACCAATATTAACTGGAAGTGCTCCTGAGGGGACAACGGAATTATTCCATACTAAATATTTTGAAGAGGATGCTTATCTATCACAAAGTGGCCAATTATATATGGAGGCTGCTGCGATGGCTTTAGGAAAAGTATTTTCTTTTGGTCCTACTTTCCGTGCAGAAAAGTCTAAGACTCGTCGTCATCTAATCGAATTTTGGATGATTGAACCCGAAATGGCATTCTACGAGTTTGAAGATAATTTACAAGTACAAGAACAATATGTAGCCTATATCGTTCAAGCAGTGTTGAAAAACTGTGCACTTGAATTGAAAATTTTAGGGAGAGAAACTGAAACACTTAGTAAGATTACAGCACCATTCCCACGTATTACGTATGATGATGCAATTAAGTTTTTACACGACAAGGGCTTTGACGATATTGAATGGGGGGATGATTTTGGTTCTCCTCATGAAACTGCAATTGCAGAAAGTTTTGAAAAGCCAGTATTTATAACACATTATCCGACAGCATTAAAACCTTTTTATATGCAGCCAGATCCAAATCGAGACGATGTTGTGTTATGTGCTGATTTAATTGCTCCAGAAGGGTATGGTGAGATTATTGGCGGCTCTGAACGCATACATGATGCTGAATTATTAGCTCAACGTATGAAGGAACATGATTTATCTCCAGAGGCTTATCAATGGTATTTAGATTTACGTCAATACGGTTCGGTTCCCCATTCTGGATTCGGCTTAGGATTAGAAAGAACGGTAGCATGGCTTAGTGGTGTTGAGCATGTACGTGAAACAATTCCATTCCCACGTTTATTAAACCGTCTATATCCTTAA
- a CDS encoding pyridoxal phosphate-dependent aminotransferase — MKLAHRVSSLTPSTTLAITATAKELKEQGHDVIGLGAGEPDFNTPQHIIEASITAMNEGKTKYTPSGGLPTLKKEICDKFNKDQGIQYDPSEIIVCTGAKHALYTLFQVLLNEGDEVIIPSPYWVSYPEQVKLAEGHPVFVKGEEENEFKITGEQLRGAITERTKAIIINSPSNPTGMLYSKEELAELGEICLQHNILIISDEIYEKLVYANSAHVSIAQISPQLKEQTIIINGVSKSHSMTGWRIGYAAGNKEIIKAMTNLASHSTSNPTSIAQYATLAAYNGSQQPVEDMRVAFEERLNIIYEKLIQIPGFTCIKPKGAFYLFPNAKEAAKLAGLKDVDELAKALLEEEKVAIIPGSGFGAPDNLRLSYATSLDQLEKAIERISHFMKVQCHA, encoded by the coding sequence ATGAAATTGGCACATCGAGTATCTTCATTAACACCTTCAACAACATTGGCTATTACTGCTACTGCAAAAGAACTTAAAGAACAAGGGCATGATGTAATAGGGTTAGGAGCTGGTGAACCAGATTTCAATACTCCACAGCATATTATAGAAGCTTCTATTACAGCCATGAATGAAGGTAAAACTAAATACACACCATCAGGTGGCCTCCCAACTTTAAAGAAAGAGATATGTGATAAATTTAATAAAGATCAGGGGATTCAATATGATCCGTCTGAAATAATTGTATGTACTGGTGCGAAACACGCACTTTATACACTATTTCAAGTCCTTCTTAATGAGGGTGACGAAGTAATTATACCTTCTCCATATTGGGTTAGCTATCCTGAGCAAGTAAAATTAGCAGAAGGACATCCTGTATTTGTCAAGGGTGAAGAAGAGAATGAGTTTAAAATTACTGGCGAACAACTTAGGGGAGCAATTACAGAGCGCACTAAAGCAATTATTATTAATTCTCCAAGTAACCCTACTGGAATGTTATATAGTAAAGAAGAATTGGCAGAGTTAGGTGAAATATGTTTACAACATAACATCTTAATTATTTCTGATGAAATTTATGAAAAGCTCGTATACGCCAATAGTGCACACGTTTCGATTGCTCAGATATCTCCACAATTAAAAGAGCAGACGATCATTATCAATGGTGTATCCAAATCACATTCGATGACTGGATGGAGAATTGGCTATGCTGCAGGTAATAAAGAAATTATTAAAGCAATGACAAATCTTGCAAGTCACAGTACATCTAACCCAACGTCAATTGCACAATATGCTACTCTTGCGGCTTATAATGGTTCTCAACAGCCTGTAGAAGATATGCGTGTAGCTTTTGAAGAACGCTTGAATATTATTTATGAAAAATTGATTCAAATTCCCGGCTTCACTTGTATTAAACCTAAAGGGGCATTTTACCTATTTCCTAATGCCAAAGAGGCAGCTAAATTAGCAGGTTTAAAAGACGTAGATGAATTAGCTAAAGCTCTTTTGGAAGAAGAAAAAGTTGCAATCATTCCAGGGTCAGGATTCGGAGCTCCAGACAATTTACGACTTTCATACGCGACATCACTTGATCAATTAGAAAAAGCAATTGAAAGAATTAGTCATTTTATGAAAGTGCAATGTCATGCATAA
- a CDS encoding DUF5590 domain-containing protein, whose translation MKKRIIPIAVISTIIFFIIIGYLYLSAMKPIEIAEDTAINIAKKEAQMQTIQKVYTYHGTEAYSVVLGEDQSEQALAVFIPEDVNKPIVIKNQADGTTEQQIIDMVNKEQNPKKIISVTLGMDGNIPIWETVYIDHQNRYVYHYSYFETGTQRKRYIIS comes from the coding sequence ATGAAAAAAAGAATTATCCCAATAGCTGTTATTAGCACTATTATTTTCTTTATAATAATTGGATATTTGTATTTAAGTGCAATGAAGCCGATTGAAATCGCTGAAGATACAGCAATTAACATAGCTAAAAAGGAAGCACAAATGCAAACTATTCAAAAAGTATATACATATCATGGAACAGAAGCATATTCTGTTGTGCTTGGTGAAGATCAGTCAGAGCAAGCTCTAGCAGTTTTTATCCCTGAGGATGTTAACAAACCTATTGTTATTAAAAACCAAGCAGATGGCACAACAGAACAGCAAATCATTGACATGGTTAACAAAGAACAAAATCCCAAAAAGATCATATCAGTAACGTTAGGAATGGATGGAAATATACCAATTTGGGAAACGGTTTATATTGATCACCAAAACCGATACGTTTATCATTACTCTTATTTTGAAACAGGCACTCAACGCAAAAGGTATATAATATCCTAA
- a CDS encoding YpmA family protein yields MESKIEVLSTLKIAHSSDLYKIVDNLNRTLKGQDLMFGLALDENDEETAVFTIYRT; encoded by the coding sequence ATGGAAAGTAAAATTGAAGTATTATCTACTTTAAAGATTGCACATTCTTCTGATTTATACAAAATTGTCGATAATTTAAATCGTACTTTAAAAGGACAAGATTTAATGTTTGGACTAGCTTTAGACGAGAATGATGAAGAAACAGCAGTTTTTACTATTTACCGTACGTAA